The Micromonospora sp. Llam0 genome includes a window with the following:
- a CDS encoding rhamnulokinase family protein: MTTDQAAVAAVDLGAASGRVMLGEVDPDGVTLTEVHRFDNDAVQVADTLHWDVLRLYAQTLTGLRAALARRADLTSIGVDSWAVDYGLLDSGGALLANPVHYRDRRTDGVADRVVARLGADRLYRATGVQQLPFNTLFQLVAAADTPTLAAADRLLMIPDLLVYWLTGQVGTEVTNASTTQLLDVHTRRWATDVIADAGIPQRLFGPLRRPGEPAGELRHQVRSAIGADRPVPVTTVGSHDTASAVVAVPAVDGSFAFISCGTWSLVGLELAAPVLSAGSRAANFSNEAGVDGTVRYLRNVMGLWLLQECLRHWREQGRPVGLAAVLAQAARQPPLAAVVDPDDPAFLPPGDMPARLARACAGTGQPVPDSPAAVVRCVVDSLALAHRSALRQAAELADLEVTVVHLVGGGARNELLCQLTADACGLPVVAGPVEATALGNVVVQARAAGAVRGGLAELRALIRRGRRLRTYLPTAAGAKAWSAAATRVGLPA; the protein is encoded by the coding sequence GTGACCACCGACCAGGCCGCGGTGGCCGCCGTCGATCTCGGCGCGGCCAGCGGCCGGGTGATGCTCGGCGAGGTCGACCCGGACGGTGTCACGCTGACCGAGGTGCACCGGTTCGACAACGACGCGGTGCAGGTGGCCGACACCCTGCACTGGGACGTGCTGCGGCTGTACGCACAGACGCTGACCGGGTTACGGGCGGCGTTGGCCCGCCGGGCCGACCTGACCAGCATCGGCGTCGACTCGTGGGCGGTCGACTACGGACTGTTGGACAGCGGTGGTGCGCTGCTCGCCAACCCGGTGCACTACCGGGACCGGCGCACCGACGGGGTCGCCGACCGGGTGGTCGCCCGGCTCGGCGCCGACCGGCTCTACCGGGCCACCGGCGTCCAGCAACTGCCGTTCAACACGCTGTTCCAGCTGGTCGCGGCCGCCGACACGCCGACGCTGGCGGCCGCCGACCGGCTGCTGATGATCCCCGACCTGCTCGTCTACTGGCTGACCGGGCAGGTCGGCACCGAGGTCACCAACGCCTCCACCACCCAACTGCTCGACGTACACACCCGCCGCTGGGCGACGGACGTGATCGCCGACGCCGGCATCCCGCAACGGCTCTTCGGGCCGCTGCGCCGACCGGGTGAGCCGGCCGGAGAACTGCGTCACCAGGTGCGCTCCGCGATCGGCGCCGACCGGCCGGTGCCGGTGACCACGGTCGGCTCGCACGACACCGCGTCGGCGGTGGTCGCCGTACCGGCGGTGGACGGGTCGTTCGCCTTCATCTCGTGCGGCACCTGGTCGCTGGTCGGGCTCGAACTGGCCGCGCCGGTGCTGTCGGCGGGCAGCCGGGCGGCGAACTTCAGCAACGAGGCGGGCGTCGACGGTACCGTGCGGTACCTGCGCAACGTGATGGGTCTCTGGCTGCTGCAGGAATGCCTGCGGCACTGGCGGGAGCAGGGCCGGCCGGTGGGGCTGGCGGCCGTGCTGGCGCAGGCCGCCCGCCAGCCGCCGCTCGCCGCGGTGGTCGACCCGGACGACCCGGCGTTCCTGCCACCCGGTGACATGCCGGCCCGGCTGGCCCGGGCGTGCGCGGGCACCGGTCAGCCGGTGCCGGACTCGCCCGCCGCCGTGGTCCGCTGCGTCGTCGACAGCCTCGCCCTCGCCCACCGGTCGGCGCTACGTCAGGCGGCCGAACTCGCCGACCTCGAGGTGACCGTGGTGCATCTGGTCGGCGGTGGGGCCCGCAACGAACTGCTCTGCCAGCTCACCGCGGACGCCTGCGGGCTGCCGGTGGTCGCCGGCCCGGTCGAGGCGACCGCGCTCGGCAACGTCGTGGTGCAGGCCCGAGCGGCCGGGGCGGTCCGGGGCGGGCTCGCCGAGCTGCGGGCG
- a CDS encoding bifunctional aldolase/short-chain dehydrogenase, with translation MAGQPQTAGQPQAAGHPEVSALLARGHRLGADRRTTNYGGGNISAKATADDPVTGDPVELMWVKGSGGDIGTLTAAGLAVLRVDRLHELAGRYLGRRHGKPVGPQREDEMVPALDYCLHGRGGAAPSIDTAMHGLIDAAHVDHLHPEAGLAFATAADGPDLTRRCFGDRVLWVPWRRPGFQLGVDIAALARDNPQAIGVILGGHGITAWGATSDECEARSMEIISGIDRFLAEHGRPEPFGPVRDGYAALAADQRAARAAALAPLIRGLVSTDGRQVGQFSDDPTVLDFLSRTTLARLAELGTSCPDHFLRTRVRPLLFDLPADTPLAEVRDRLGELHQRYRDAYRAYYQRHAGPDSPPMRGADPTIVLVPGVGMFSYGRDAATARIAGEYYRNAVEAMRGAEAVSTYTPIDEAEKFRIEYWALEEAKLRRLPAPRPLAGRVALVTGGGSGIGAATARRLAGEGASVVVADRDGAAAAEVAGGIGGPDRAVAVTVDVTDAGAVEAALARAARAFGGVDLVVNNAGLSLSRPLLETTDDDWDRQHRVMARGSFLVSRAAARIMVDQGLGGDIIYVVSKNSVFAGPENVAYGAAKADQAHQVRLLAAELGAHGIRVNGVNPDGVVRGSGIFAAGWGAQRAAVYGVPEAELGAFYARRTLLQREVLPEHVANAVFVLATDELSHTTGTHLPVDAGVPAAFLR, from the coding sequence GTGGCCGGACAGCCGCAGACCGCCGGACAACCGCAGGCCGCCGGGCATCCCGAGGTGTCCGCGCTGCTGGCCCGCGGCCACCGGCTGGGCGCCGACCGGCGGACCACGAACTACGGTGGCGGCAACATCTCCGCCAAGGCCACCGCCGACGACCCGGTCACCGGCGACCCGGTCGAGCTGATGTGGGTCAAGGGTTCCGGCGGCGACATCGGCACGTTGACCGCCGCCGGGCTGGCGGTGCTGCGGGTCGACCGGCTGCACGAGCTGGCCGGACGCTACCTGGGCCGGCGACACGGCAAGCCGGTCGGGCCGCAGCGCGAGGACGAGATGGTGCCGGCGCTCGACTACTGCCTGCACGGTCGGGGCGGCGCGGCCCCGTCGATCGACACCGCGATGCACGGCCTGATCGACGCCGCCCACGTCGACCACCTGCACCCGGAGGCCGGGCTGGCCTTCGCCACGGCGGCCGACGGGCCCGACCTGACCCGGCGCTGCTTCGGCGACCGGGTGCTGTGGGTGCCGTGGCGGCGGCCCGGCTTCCAGTTGGGCGTCGACATCGCCGCACTGGCCCGGGACAATCCGCAGGCGATCGGCGTGATCCTCGGCGGGCACGGGATCACCGCGTGGGGGGCGACCAGCGACGAGTGCGAAGCCCGGTCAATGGAGATCATCTCCGGCATCGACCGGTTCCTGGCCGAACACGGCCGTCCGGAGCCGTTCGGGCCGGTCCGGGACGGGTACGCGGCGCTCGCCGCCGACCAGCGGGCCGCCCGCGCCGCCGCGCTCGCCCCACTGATCCGTGGCCTGGTCAGCACCGACGGCCGGCAGGTCGGCCAGTTCAGCGACGACCCGACGGTGCTGGACTTCCTGTCCCGTACGACGCTGGCCCGGCTGGCCGAGCTCGGCACCTCCTGCCCGGACCACTTCCTGCGGACCCGGGTCCGACCCCTGCTGTTTGACCTGCCGGCGGACACCCCGCTGGCCGAGGTCCGCGACCGGCTCGGTGAACTGCACCAGCGGTACCGGGACGCGTACCGGGCCTACTACCAGCGGCACGCCGGGCCGGACTCGCCGCCGATGCGCGGCGCCGATCCGACGATCGTGCTGGTGCCGGGGGTCGGCATGTTCAGCTACGGGCGGGACGCCGCGACGGCCCGGATCGCCGGTGAGTACTACCGCAACGCGGTCGAGGCGATGCGGGGCGCCGAGGCGGTGTCGACGTACACGCCGATCGACGAGGCGGAGAAGTTCCGCATCGAATACTGGGCGCTGGAGGAGGCGAAGCTGCGTCGGCTGCCGGCACCCCGGCCGTTGGCCGGGCGGGTCGCGCTGGTCACCGGCGGCGGGTCGGGCATCGGCGCGGCCACCGCCCGTCGGTTGGCCGGCGAGGGCGCCAGCGTGGTCGTCGCCGACCGCGACGGCGCCGCCGCCGCCGAGGTGGCCGGCGGGATCGGCGGGCCGGACCGGGCGGTGGCGGTCACCGTGGACGTCACCGACGCCGGTGCGGTCGAGGCGGCGCTGGCCCGTGCCGCGCGGGCTTTCGGCGGGGTCGACCTGGTGGTCAACAACGCCGGGTTGTCGCTGTCCCGGCCGCTGCTGGAGACCACCGACGACGACTGGGACCGGCAGCACCGGGTGATGGCGCGGGGGTCGTTCCTGGTGTCCCGGGCCGCCGCCCGGATCATGGTCGACCAGGGTCTCGGCGGCGACATCATCTACGTGGTCAGCAAGAACTCGGTGTTCGCCGGGCCGGAGAACGTCGCGTACGGCGCGGCCAAGGCGGATCAGGCGCACCAGGTGCGGCTGCTCGCCGCCGAGCTGGGCGCGCACGGCATCCGGGTGAACGGCGTCAACCCGGACGGCGTGGTCCGCGGCTCGGGGATCTTCGCCGCCGGCTGGGGTGCCCAGCGGGCCGCCGTGTACGGCGTACCCGAGGCGGAGCTGGGCGCGTTCTACGCCCGCCGCACGCTGCTGCAGCGTGAGGTGCTGCCGGAGCACGTGGCGAACGCCGTCTTCGTGCTGGCCACCGACGAGCTCTCCCACACCACCGGCACCCACCTGCCGGTCGACGCCGGCGTGCCCGCGGCCTTCCTGCGGTGA
- the rhaI gene encoding L-rhamnose isomerase has translation MTRRIKDALREQRIEVPSWAYGNSGTRFKVFNQPGVPRTPEEKIADAAQVHAVTGIAPTVSLHIPWDRVDDYARLARHAANLGVRIGTINANVFSDDDYRLGSVTNPDPRIRRKAIAHLLDCVDVMDATGSTDLKLWFADGTNYPGQDNIRVRQDRLAEALDITYARLGDQQRLLLEYKLFEPAFYTTDVPDWGTAYAHCLRLGERAQVVIDTGHHAPGTNIEFIVAFLLRAGRLGAFDFNSRFYADDDLMVGAADPFQLFRIMFEIVSADALRPASGINFMLDQCHNIEPKIPGQIRSILNVQEATAKALLVDTAALAAAQSTGDVLGANAVLMDAYHTDVRPLLRELRAEQGLDPDPMAAYARSGYAERIVAERVDGQPAGWGA, from the coding sequence ATGACCCGCCGGATCAAGGACGCGCTGCGGGAACAGCGCATCGAGGTGCCGTCCTGGGCGTACGGCAACTCGGGCACCCGGTTCAAGGTGTTCAACCAACCCGGGGTCCCCCGTACCCCCGAGGAGAAGATCGCCGACGCGGCCCAAGTGCACGCGGTCACCGGCATCGCCCCCACGGTGTCCCTGCACATCCCGTGGGACCGGGTCGACGACTACGCCCGGCTCGCCCGGCACGCCGCCAACCTGGGGGTACGGATCGGCACCATCAACGCCAACGTCTTCTCCGACGACGACTACCGTCTCGGCAGCGTCACCAATCCCGACCCCCGGATCCGCCGCAAGGCCATCGCACACCTGCTCGACTGTGTCGACGTGATGGACGCCACCGGGTCGACCGACCTGAAGCTGTGGTTCGCCGACGGCACCAACTACCCCGGCCAGGACAACATTCGTGTCCGGCAGGACCGGCTCGCCGAGGCGCTCGACATCACCTACGCCCGGCTCGGCGACCAGCAGCGGCTGCTGCTGGAGTACAAGCTGTTCGAGCCGGCCTTCTACACCACCGACGTGCCGGACTGGGGCACCGCGTACGCGCACTGCCTGCGACTCGGCGAGCGGGCCCAGGTGGTGATCGACACCGGCCACCACGCCCCGGGCACCAACATCGAGTTCATTGTGGCGTTCCTGCTGCGGGCCGGGCGGCTCGGCGCCTTCGACTTCAACTCCCGGTTCTACGCCGACGACGACCTGATGGTCGGCGCCGCCGACCCGTTCCAGCTCTTCCGGATCATGTTCGAGATCGTCTCGGCGGACGCGCTACGCCCGGCCAGCGGCATCAACTTCATGCTCGACCAGTGCCACAACATCGAGCCGAAGATCCCCGGTCAGATCCGGTCCATCCTCAACGTCCAGGAGGCCACCGCCAAGGCGCTGCTGGTCGACACGGCGGCACTGGCCGCCGCGCAGTCCACCGGGGACGTGCTGGGCGCCAACGCCGTGCTGATGGACGCCTACCACACCGATGTCCGGCCGTTGCTCCGCGAGCTGCGCGCCGAGCAGGGCCTGGACCCGGATCCGATGGCCGCCTACGCCCGCAGCGGGTACGCCGAACGGATCGTCGCCGAACGGGTTGACGGCCAGCCGGCCGGCTGGGGGGCCTGA
- a CDS encoding LacI family DNA-binding transcriptional regulator, with protein sequence MPGAGISIRDVASRAGVSVGTVSNVLNRPDIVAAGTRSRVLAAINELGFVPNDAARQLRRGRGRTLGLVVLDVANPFFTDVARGVEDATSGAGMPVIFCNSDGDAGKESAYLDLLEEQRVQGVLITPVDDASDRLLRLRDRGVLVILLDRRSRRPDLCSVSVDDRLGGELALRHLIDAGHRRIAYVGGPAHLEQVRDRYAGAVRALTEAGLDERQLRRFDTPSLTVAAGRDAAARMLGMPRTSRVTAVFCANDLLALGVLQGLTRQQVRVPEDIALVGYDDIEFAAAAAVPLSSVRQPRQRLGQTAAALLLEEATSPDSHRHRQVVFEPELVVRESSQDTRSTRLDG encoded by the coding sequence GTGCCGGGAGCAGGGATCAGCATCCGGGACGTCGCCTCGCGGGCCGGCGTCTCCGTCGGCACCGTGTCGAACGTGCTCAACCGGCCGGACATCGTCGCGGCCGGCACCCGGTCCCGGGTGCTCGCCGCGATCAACGAACTCGGCTTCGTCCCCAACGACGCGGCCCGACAACTACGCCGGGGCCGGGGCCGCACCTTGGGCCTGGTGGTGCTGGACGTGGCCAACCCGTTCTTCACCGACGTGGCCCGGGGCGTCGAGGACGCCACCAGCGGTGCCGGCATGCCGGTGATCTTCTGCAACAGCGACGGTGACGCCGGCAAGGAGAGCGCCTACCTGGACCTGTTGGAGGAGCAGCGGGTGCAGGGGGTGCTGATCACCCCGGTCGACGACGCCAGCGACCGGCTGCTGCGGCTGCGCGATCGCGGCGTACTGGTGATTCTGCTGGACCGGCGGTCCCGCCGGCCGGACCTCTGCTCGGTCTCGGTCGACGACCGGCTCGGCGGCGAGCTGGCGCTGCGCCATCTGATCGACGCCGGACACCGGCGGATCGCGTACGTCGGCGGGCCCGCGCATCTGGAGCAGGTCCGGGACCGGTACGCCGGCGCGGTCCGGGCGCTGACCGAGGCCGGGCTCGACGAACGGCAGCTGCGCCGGTTCGACACGCCGAGCCTGACCGTGGCCGCCGGTCGGGACGCCGCCGCGCGGATGCTCGGTATGCCTCGCACCTCCCGGGTGACCGCCGTGTTCTGCGCCAACGACCTGCTGGCCCTGGGGGTCCTGCAGGGACTGACCCGCCAGCAGGTACGGGTGCCCGAGGACATCGCGCTGGTCGGCTACGACGACATCGAGTTCGCCGCAGCGGCGGCGGTGCCGCTGTCCTCGGTACGCCAGCCCCGACAGCGGCTCGGGCAGACCGCAGCGGCTCTGCTGCTGGAGGAGGCGACCAGTCCGGACTCACACCGCCACCGGCAGGTGGTCTTCGAGCCGGAGCTGGTGGTCCGTGAGTCCAGTCAGGACACTCGCAGCACCCGGTTGGACGGCTGA
- a CDS encoding TetR/AcrR family transcriptional regulator, which yields MTRRSAEVRLDSLLRTACEVIVERGLANTRTADVAEAAGVSQALVFYHFSTKDRLLAEAFAYAAEQDLARLDTVVRSSAEPLEKLKRIIRLYAPTGKSKAWTLWIDGWSESLRTPALNRVCRNLDLRWKEALIKVIATGCADGTFQCPDPKGAAWRINALIDGLAVQAAMHDRVVSRRQLTEWIRLAVAREIGRKPEELA from the coding sequence GTGACAAGACGCTCGGCCGAAGTACGCCTTGACTCGCTGCTGCGTACCGCCTGTGAGGTGATCGTGGAGCGTGGCCTGGCCAACACCCGCACCGCGGACGTGGCGGAAGCCGCCGGGGTGAGTCAGGCGCTGGTCTTCTACCACTTCTCCACCAAGGACCGGCTGCTCGCCGAGGCGTTCGCGTACGCCGCCGAGCAGGACCTGGCCCGGCTCGACACGGTCGTACGGTCGTCCGCCGAGCCGTTGGAGAAACTGAAGAGGATCATTCGGCTGTACGCCCCGACCGGTAAGTCCAAGGCGTGGACGCTGTGGATCGACGGTTGGTCGGAGTCGCTGCGTACCCCCGCCTTGAACCGGGTGTGCCGCAACCTCGACCTGCGCTGGAAGGAGGCGCTGATCAAGGTGATCGCCACCGGGTGCGCCGACGGCACCTTCCAGTGCCCGGACCCGAAGGGAGCGGCCTGGCGGATCAACGCGCTGATCGACGGTCTGGCGGTGCAGGCCGCGATGCACGACCGGGTGGTCTCCCGCCGCCAGCTCACCGAGTGGATCCGGCTGGCCGTCGCGCGGGAGATCGGCCGCAAGCCGGAGGAGCTGGCCTGA
- a CDS encoding 5'-3' exonuclease H3TH domain-containing protein, producing MGGRPMQPTLPIPADTAAAPPLLLVDGHNLLWGATFGFPAPIYSRDKTRLLTGLFAFFALLRVAIRNEIPGGSPEVIVVWDGEHGPRARRQEHDGYKASRPTDDDALLPLRFLPDVKRDLDSCGIGWIELEHAEADDVIATLVHATPAPRSVIVMSRDRDYYQLVTGRVQVLNTRFRAGHRLVTPDEVYARHQVTPDQWTDFRALAGDPADEIPGVHGIGAKTAARLLDGGLHLEDLPASGRLATGRGRTVAEQYDLALKWRDLIRLTTTLDLPHHPTGTASPALPRPADIVEELGLW from the coding sequence ATGGGCGGTCGCCCCATGCAGCCAACGCTCCCGATCCCCGCCGACACTGCAGCCGCCCCGCCGCTGCTGCTCGTCGATGGGCACAACCTCCTGTGGGGAGCCACCTTCGGCTTCCCCGCACCGATCTACTCCCGCGACAAGACCCGCCTGCTCACCGGGCTGTTCGCCTTCTTCGCTCTGCTACGGGTCGCGATCCGCAACGAGATTCCCGGCGGCAGCCCCGAGGTCATCGTCGTCTGGGACGGCGAACACGGCCCGCGGGCACGCCGGCAGGAACATGACGGGTACAAGGCCAGCCGGCCCACGGACGACGATGCCCTTCTACCGCTGCGGTTCCTGCCTGACGTCAAGCGGGACCTCGACAGCTGTGGCATCGGCTGGATCGAGCTGGAACACGCCGAAGCCGACGACGTCATCGCCACCCTCGTCCACGCCACGCCTGCGCCGCGATCCGTGATCGTCATGTCCCGCGACCGGGACTACTACCAACTCGTCACCGGCCGCGTACAGGTCCTCAACACCCGCTTCCGCGCCGGCCACCGGCTCGTCACCCCCGACGAGGTGTACGCCCGCCACCAGGTCACCCCCGACCAGTGGACCGACTTCCGCGCCCTGGCCGGCGACCCCGCCGACGAGATACCCGGCGTCCACGGCATCGGTGCCAAGACCGCCGCGCGACTCCTCGACGGCGGACTCCACCTGGAGGACCTCCCCGCCTCAGGGCGGCTCGCCACCGGCCGCGGCCGAACCGTCGCCGAGCAGTACGACCTCGCCCTCAAATGGCGCGACCTCATCCGACTCACCACCACCCTCGACCTGCCCCACCACCCGACCGGCACAGCCAGCCCCGCACTGCCCCGACCAGCCGACATCGTTGAGGAACTCGGACTGTGGTAG
- a CDS encoding PIG-L deacetylase family protein, with translation MTHPDDIHPEHQHAAQTLFTALPDVVISTGRPHAVYTCDSYHNLDRHGHPLHLPTLIDITPAWRTKTTALAVHQSQPITEHFGPMAETLARLHGGRAGVRYAEAFAPRTRPRQTPHHPTPYWGIRCSMHELPQYSLDVDSLSGQS, from the coding sequence ATGACCCACCCCGACGACATCCACCCCGAGCACCAGCACGCCGCGCAGACGCTGTTCACCGCGCTACCCGACGTTGTTATCAGCACCGGCAGACCGCACGCCGTCTATACCTGCGACAGCTACCACAACCTCGACCGTCACGGACACCCACTCCATCTGCCCACGCTCATCGACATCACCCCCGCCTGGCGGACCAAGACCACAGCGCTCGCCGTACACCAGTCCCAGCCCATCACCGAACACTTCGGCCCCATGGCGGAAACCCTGGCCCGCCTCCACGGCGGACGCGCCGGTGTCCGGTACGCCGAAGCCTTTGCCCCCCGTACCCGTCCTCGGCAGACTCCCCACCACCCCACTCCCTACTGGGGCATTAGGTGTAGTATGCACGAATTGCCGCAATATTCACTCGACGTAGATTCACTAAGTGGACAAAGTTGA
- a CDS encoding IS30 family transposase: MTVEERETISRELIRGGDSTSARAIGRLLERHHSTIAREIARNGGSLDYRAVEARARCDENRLRPKPRKLESSQRLHDAVNDGFAEKWSPRQIGERLRVDHPDDPEMWVSHETIYECLYLQARGELRTQLKLALRRGRTQRVNRSRPAVARGSIKDMVNISERPVEAEDRAVPGFWEGDLIIGKGNKSQIATLVERTTRFVMLVRIPFDRTADRVAFLLAAKMETLPEFMRGSVTWDQGKEMARHADFTVRTGMPVYFCDPHSPWQRGSNENTNGLLRQYFPKGTDLSLHTQEDLDRVAAELNGRPRQTLNWLKPIEVFNDLVKNAVSP; the protein is encoded by the coding sequence TTGACGGTTGAGGAGCGAGAAACGATCTCGCGGGAGTTGATCCGGGGCGGTGATTCGACGTCAGCTCGGGCCATCGGAAGGCTGCTCGAGCGGCACCATTCGACGATCGCTCGGGAGATCGCGCGGAACGGCGGATCGTTGGATTACCGTGCGGTCGAGGCGCGGGCGCGTTGCGACGAGAATCGGCTACGGCCGAAGCCACGTAAGCTGGAATCTTCGCAGCGGTTGCATGACGCGGTCAACGACGGTTTCGCGGAGAAGTGGTCACCGCGGCAGATCGGCGAGAGGTTGCGTGTGGATCATCCTGATGACCCGGAGATGTGGGTGTCGCACGAGACCATCTACGAGTGCCTGTACCTCCAGGCGCGTGGGGAGCTGCGGACGCAGCTGAAGCTGGCTCTGCGGCGTGGTCGTACGCAGCGGGTGAACCGGTCGCGTCCTGCGGTGGCCAGGGGTTCTATCAAGGACATGGTGAACATCAGCGAGCGGCCGGTGGAGGCTGAGGACCGGGCCGTTCCCGGCTTCTGGGAGGGCGATCTGATTATCGGGAAGGGCAACAAGTCCCAGATCGCCACGCTGGTCGAGCGGACCACCCGTTTCGTCATGCTGGTGCGGATTCCGTTCGACCGTACCGCTGACCGGGTCGCTTTTCTGCTCGCGGCGAAGATGGAGACGTTGCCGGAGTTCATGCGTGGGAGTGTGACCTGGGATCAGGGGAAGGAGATGGCTCGGCACGCTGATTTCACGGTTCGCACGGGGATGCCGGTGTATTTCTGTGACCCGCACTCGCCGTGGCAGCGTGGGAGCAACGAGAACACGAATGGTCTGCTCCGGCAGTATTTCCCGAAGGGTACGGATCTTTCCTTGCACACTCAGGAGGATCTTGATAGAGTCGCCGCAGAGTTGAATGGCAGACCGCGTCAGACGTTGAACTGGCTGAAGCCGATCGAGGTTTTCAACGATCTGGTTAAGAATGCAGTGTCGCCATGA
- the ltrA gene encoding group II intron reverse transcriptase/maturase, translated as MDELKALGKPFMISKRAVWEAYEKVKANKGAPGVDAVSLADFEQDLKNNLYKIWNRMSSGTYFPPPVRAVEIPRTGGGVRVLGVPTVADRIAQTVAARELEARVEPIFHPDSYGYRPGRSAVDAVAVCRRRCWQNDWVIDLDIRKFFDTVPWELLLKAVTAHTDKPWVLLYVGRWLKAPLQLPDGVLQERDRGTPQGSAISPVLANLFLHYAFDAWMAKVFPVVRFERYVDDVVVHCVSERQAKYVLAEITKRMTGVGLALHPEKTRIVYCQDDNRRADSSEHTEFVFLGYSFRRRSARTKEGAMFLSFLPAISSQALKKISAQVRSWRLHHRTCLTEADLADWMNPIVRGWMDYYGAFYRSALYPLLERINAYLLRWVRRKYKRLRGKRKARSAWNRAVQKRPRAFAHWAWVTHAPTVW; from the coding sequence GTGGATGAGTTGAAAGCACTGGGCAAGCCGTTCATGATTTCGAAGCGGGCTGTCTGGGAGGCGTACGAGAAGGTGAAAGCGAACAAGGGTGCCCCGGGCGTGGATGCGGTGTCCCTGGCGGACTTCGAGCAGGATCTGAAGAACAATCTGTACAAGATCTGGAATCGAATGTCGTCGGGAACATACTTTCCGCCTCCGGTGCGTGCGGTGGAAATTCCCAGGACTGGGGGAGGCGTCCGGGTTTTAGGCGTGCCCACGGTCGCGGACCGGATCGCGCAGACGGTGGCAGCGCGGGAGCTGGAAGCGCGGGTCGAACCGATCTTCCACCCTGACTCGTATGGCTACCGGCCTGGGCGGTCGGCGGTCGACGCGGTAGCTGTTTGCCGTAGGCGGTGCTGGCAGAACGACTGGGTGATCGATCTGGACATCCGGAAGTTCTTCGACACGGTTCCGTGGGAACTGCTACTAAAAGCAGTCACCGCGCATACTGATAAGCCCTGGGTTCTGTTGTATGTGGGACGCTGGTTGAAGGCGCCACTGCAACTACCCGACGGCGTGCTACAGGAAAGAGATCGTGGTACCCCGCAAGGGTCCGCGATTTCACCGGTCCTGGCTAATCTGTTTCTCCATTACGCGTTCGACGCGTGGATGGCCAAGGTGTTCCCGGTCGTCCGGTTCGAGCGTTACGTGGATGACGTGGTCGTGCACTGCGTCAGTGAACGGCAAGCTAAATACGTGCTGGCCGAGATCACGAAACGGATGACTGGGGTTGGGCTTGCTCTACACCCGGAGAAGACCCGGATCGTCTACTGTCAGGACGACAACCGGCGTGCAGATTCATCCGAGCACACCGAGTTCGTTTTCCTCGGCTACAGCTTCCGGAGACGCTCCGCGCGAACAAAGGAAGGAGCGATGTTCCTGTCGTTCCTGCCGGCGATCAGTAGCCAGGCCCTGAAGAAGATCAGTGCCCAGGTGCGGTCCTGGCGGCTGCACCATCGCACATGCCTAACCGAAGCGGACCTCGCCGATTGGATGAACCCGATCGTACGGGGTTGGATGGACTATTACGGGGCGTTCTACCGATCGGCCCTGTATCCCCTCCTGGAACGTATCAACGCCTACCTGCTGCGGTGGGTCCGTCGAAAGTACAAACGGTTGCGGGGCAAGAGGAAAGCCCGGTCGGCATGGAACAGAGCCGTTCAGAAACGCCCGAGGGCTTTCGCCCACTGGGCGTGGGTCACCCACGCTCCCACGGTCTGGTGA